A genomic window from Equus caballus isolate H_3958 breed thoroughbred chromosome 5, TB-T2T, whole genome shotgun sequence includes:
- the ENTREP3 gene encoding protein ENTREP3 isoform X6, producing the protein MMPSPSDSSRSLTSRPSTRGLTHLRLHRPWLQALLTLGLAQVLLGILVVTFSMVASSVTTTESIKRSCPSWAGFSLAFSGVVGIVSWKRPFTLVISFFSLLSVLCVMLSMAGSVLSCKNAQLARDFRDCSMEGKVCVCCPSVPLLRPCPESGQELKIAPNSTCDEARGALKNLLFSVCGLTICAAIICTLSAIVCCIQIFSLDLVHTQLAPERSVSGPLGPLGCTSSPPAPLLHTMLDLEEFVPPVPPPPYYPPEYTCSSETDAQSITYNGSMDSPVPLYPTDCPPSYEAVMGLRGDSQATLFDPQLHDSSCICERVASIVDVSMDSGSLVLSAIGDLPGGSSPSEDSCLLELQGSVRSVDYVLFRSIQRSRAGYCLSLDCGLRGPFEDSPLPRRPPRAARSYSCSAPEAPPTLGTPTAARSCHRLEGWPPWVGPCFPELRRRVPRGGSQPAAAPPTRAATRRFSDSSGSLTPPPGHRPPHPAPPPPLLLPRSHSDPGITTSSATADFRDLYTKVLEEEAASVSSADTGLCSEACLFRLARCPSPKLLRARSAEKRRPVPTFQKVPLPSGPAPAHSLGDLKGSWPGRGLVTRFLQMSRKAPDPSGIGAHGHKQVPRSPWGRPGRESLHLRSCGDLSSGSSLRRLLSARRLERGTRPHSLSLNGGSRETGL; encoded by the exons ATGATGCCCTCGCCTAGTGACTCCAGCCGCTCGCTGACCAGCCGGCCCAGCACCCGGGGCCTTACCCACCTTCGCCTCCACCGACCCTGGCTGCAGGCCCTGCTCacgctggggctggcccaggtgcTCCTGGGCATCCTGGTGGTCACCTTCAGCATGGTGGCCTCCTCCGTCACCACCACTGAGAGCATCAAGAGGTCCTGCCCGTCTTGGGCTGGATTCTCG CTGGCGTTCTCCGGGGTGGTTGGCATTGTGTCCTGGAAGCGGCCATTCACTCTAGTG atctccttcttctccttgctTTCGGTGCTTTGTGTCATGCTCAGCATGGCTGGCTCTGTTCTCTCCTGTAAGAATGCTCAGCTGGCCCGAGACTTCCGAGACTGCTCCATG GAAGGAAAGGTCTGTGTGTGCTGCCCCTCTGTTCCCCTACTCCGGCCCTGTCCAGAGTCAGGGCAGGAACTGAAAATTGCCCCTAACTCCACCTGTGATGAAGCCCGAGGGGCCCTCAAG aaCCTGCTCTTCAGTGTCTGTGGGCTCACCATTTGTGCTGCTATAATCTGTACCCTCTCAGCTATTGTCTGCTGCATCCAGATCTTCTCCCTGGACCTCGTTCACACG CAGCTGGCCCCTGAGCGCTCAGTGTCAGGCCCACTGGGGCCTCTGGGCTGTACATCAtcgcccccagcccctctcctacACACCATGCTGGACTTGGAGGAATTTGTACCGCCTGTGCCCCCGCCACCCTACTATCCCCCAGAGTACACCTGCAGCTCAGAAACAGACGCACAGAG CATCACCTACAATGGCTCCATGGACAGCCCGGTGCCTTTGTACCCTACTGATTGCCCCCCTTCTTATGAGGCCGTCATGGGGCTACGAGGAGACAGCCAG GCCACTCTGTTTGACCCTCAGCTTCATGACAGCTCCTGCATCTGTGAGCGGGTGGCCTCCATTGTAGACG TGTCCATGGACAGCGGGTCCCTGGTGCTGTCGGCCATCGGTGACCTCCCCGGGGGCTCGAGCCCGTCGGAGGACTCGTGCCTGCTGGAGCTGCAGGGCTCCGTGCGCTCCGTTGACTACGTGCTCTTCCGCTCTATTCAGCGCAGCCGCGCCGGCTACTGCCTCAGCCTGGACTGTGGCCTGCGGGGCCCCTTTGAGGACAGCCCCCTGCCACGGCGGCCCCCGCGGGCTGCCCGCTCCTATTCCTGCTCTGCCCCTGAGGCCCCACCCACACTGGGTACCCCCACAGCCGCCCGCAGCTGCCACCGGCTGGAGGGCTGGCCACCCTGGGTGGGACCCTGCTTCCCAGAGCTGAGGCGGCGGGTCCCCCGGGGAGGCAGCCAGCCAGCTGCGGCCCCTCCCACCCGAGCCGCCACTCGCCGCTTCAGCGATAGCTCAGGTTCCCTCACCCCACCACCGGGGCACCGGCCTCCTCATCCGGCTCCCCCGCCACCGCTGCTGCTGCCACGGTCCCACAGTGACCCAGGCATCACCACCTCCAGCGCCACCG CTGACTTCAGGGACCTTTATACCAAAGTGCTTGAGGAAGAAGCTGCTTCCGTTTCCTCTGCAGATACAG ggctctgctctgAAGCCTGCCTCTTTCGTCTAGCCCGCTGCCCTTCCCCCAAGTTGCTGCGTGCCCGCTCAGCCGAGAAACGGCGCCCTGTGCCCACCTTCCAGAAGGTccccctgccctctggccctgcaCCTGCCCACTCCCTGGGGGATCTGAAGGGCAGCTGGCCAGGCCGGGGCTTGGTCACGCGTTTCCTCCAGATGTCCAGGAAGGCCCCAGACCCCAGTGGGATTGGAGCCCATGGGCATAAACAG GTGCCCCGGAGCCCGTGGGGCCGACCAGGCCGAGAGAGCCTCCACCTTCGAAGCTGCGGCGATCTGAGCTCCGGCTCCTCCCTGCGGCGCCTCCTGTCTGCCCGACGGCTGGAGCGTGGTACCCGCCCCCACAGCCTCAGCCTCAATGGGGGCAGCCGGGAGACTGGGCTCTGA
- the ENTREP3 gene encoding protein ENTREP3 isoform X8, with the protein MMPSPSDSSRSLTSRPSTRGLTHLRLHRPWLQALLTLGLAQVLLGILVVTFSMVASSVTTTESIKRSCPSWAGFSLAFSGVVGIVSWKRPFTLVISFFSLLSVLCVMLSMAGSVLSCKNAQLARDFRDCSMEGKVCVCCPSVPLLRPCPESGQELKIAPNSTCDEARGALKNLLFSVCGLTICAAIICTLSAIVCCIQIFSLDLVHTQLAPERSVSGPLGPLGCTSSPPAPLLHTMLDLEEFVPPVPPPPYYPPEYTCSSETDAQSITYNGSMDSPVPLYPTDCPPSYEAVMGLRGDSQATLFDPQLHDSSCICERVASIVDVSMDSGSLVLSAIGDLPGGSSPSEDSCLLELQGSVRSVDYVLFRSIQRSRAGYCLSLDCGLRGPFEDSPLPRRPPRAARSYSCSAPEAPPTLGTPTAARSCHRLEGWPPWVGPCFPELRRRVPRGGSQPAAAPPTRAATRRFSDSSGSLTPPPGHRPPHPAPPPPLLLPRSHSDPGITTSSATADFRDLYTKVLEEEAASVSSADTARCPSPKLLRARSAEKRRPVPTFQKVPLPSGPAPAHSLGDLKGSWPGRGLVTRFLQMSRKAPDPSGIGAHGHKQVPRSPWGRPGRESLHLRSCGDLSSGSSLRRLLSARRLERGTRPHSLSLNGGSRETGL; encoded by the exons ATGATGCCCTCGCCTAGTGACTCCAGCCGCTCGCTGACCAGCCGGCCCAGCACCCGGGGCCTTACCCACCTTCGCCTCCACCGACCCTGGCTGCAGGCCCTGCTCacgctggggctggcccaggtgcTCCTGGGCATCCTGGTGGTCACCTTCAGCATGGTGGCCTCCTCCGTCACCACCACTGAGAGCATCAAGAGGTCCTGCCCGTCTTGGGCTGGATTCTCG CTGGCGTTCTCCGGGGTGGTTGGCATTGTGTCCTGGAAGCGGCCATTCACTCTAGTG atctccttcttctccttgctTTCGGTGCTTTGTGTCATGCTCAGCATGGCTGGCTCTGTTCTCTCCTGTAAGAATGCTCAGCTGGCCCGAGACTTCCGAGACTGCTCCATG GAAGGAAAGGTCTGTGTGTGCTGCCCCTCTGTTCCCCTACTCCGGCCCTGTCCAGAGTCAGGGCAGGAACTGAAAATTGCCCCTAACTCCACCTGTGATGAAGCCCGAGGGGCCCTCAAG aaCCTGCTCTTCAGTGTCTGTGGGCTCACCATTTGTGCTGCTATAATCTGTACCCTCTCAGCTATTGTCTGCTGCATCCAGATCTTCTCCCTGGACCTCGTTCACACG CAGCTGGCCCCTGAGCGCTCAGTGTCAGGCCCACTGGGGCCTCTGGGCTGTACATCAtcgcccccagcccctctcctacACACCATGCTGGACTTGGAGGAATTTGTACCGCCTGTGCCCCCGCCACCCTACTATCCCCCAGAGTACACCTGCAGCTCAGAAACAGACGCACAGAG CATCACCTACAATGGCTCCATGGACAGCCCGGTGCCTTTGTACCCTACTGATTGCCCCCCTTCTTATGAGGCCGTCATGGGGCTACGAGGAGACAGCCAG GCCACTCTGTTTGACCCTCAGCTTCATGACAGCTCCTGCATCTGTGAGCGGGTGGCCTCCATTGTAGACG TGTCCATGGACAGCGGGTCCCTGGTGCTGTCGGCCATCGGTGACCTCCCCGGGGGCTCGAGCCCGTCGGAGGACTCGTGCCTGCTGGAGCTGCAGGGCTCCGTGCGCTCCGTTGACTACGTGCTCTTCCGCTCTATTCAGCGCAGCCGCGCCGGCTACTGCCTCAGCCTGGACTGTGGCCTGCGGGGCCCCTTTGAGGACAGCCCCCTGCCACGGCGGCCCCCGCGGGCTGCCCGCTCCTATTCCTGCTCTGCCCCTGAGGCCCCACCCACACTGGGTACCCCCACAGCCGCCCGCAGCTGCCACCGGCTGGAGGGCTGGCCACCCTGGGTGGGACCCTGCTTCCCAGAGCTGAGGCGGCGGGTCCCCCGGGGAGGCAGCCAGCCAGCTGCGGCCCCTCCCACCCGAGCCGCCACTCGCCGCTTCAGCGATAGCTCAGGTTCCCTCACCCCACCACCGGGGCACCGGCCTCCTCATCCGGCTCCCCCGCCACCGCTGCTGCTGCCACGGTCCCACAGTGACCCAGGCATCACCACCTCCAGCGCCACCG CTGACTTCAGGGACCTTTATACCAAAGTGCTTGAGGAAGAAGCTGCTTCCGTTTCCTCTGCAGATACAG CCCGCTGCCCTTCCCCCAAGTTGCTGCGTGCCCGCTCAGCCGAGAAACGGCGCCCTGTGCCCACCTTCCAGAAGGTccccctgccctctggccctgcaCCTGCCCACTCCCTGGGGGATCTGAAGGGCAGCTGGCCAGGCCGGGGCTTGGTCACGCGTTTCCTCCAGATGTCCAGGAAGGCCCCAGACCCCAGTGGGATTGGAGCCCATGGGCATAAACAG GTGCCCCGGAGCCCGTGGGGCCGACCAGGCCGAGAGAGCCTCCACCTTCGAAGCTGCGGCGATCTGAGCTCCGGCTCCTCCCTGCGGCGCCTCCTGTCTGCCCGACGGCTGGAGCGTGGTACCCGCCCCCACAGCCTCAGCCTCAATGGGGGCAGCCGGGAGACTGGGCTCTGA
- the ENTREP3 gene encoding protein ENTREP3 isoform X10 codes for MMPSPSDSSRSLTSRPSTRGLTHLRLHRPWLQALLTLGLAQVLLGILVVTFSMVASSVTTTESIKRSCPSWAGFSISFFSLLSVLCVMLSMAGSVLSCKNAQLARDFRDCSMEGKVCVCCPSVPLLRPCPESGQELKIAPNSTCDEARGALKNLLFSVCGLTICAAIICTLSAIVCCIQIFSLDLVHTQLAPERSVSGPLGPLGCTSSPPAPLLHTMLDLEEFVPPVPPPPYYPPEYTCSSETDAQSITYNGSMDSPVPLYPTDCPPSYEAVMGLRGDSQATLFDPQLHDSSCICERVASIVDVSMDSGSLVLSAIGDLPGGSSPSEDSCLLELQGSVRSVDYVLFRSIQRSRAGYCLSLDCGLRGPFEDSPLPRRPPRAARSYSCSAPEAPPTLGTPTAARSCHRLEGWPPWVGPCFPELRRRVPRGGSQPAAAPPTRAATRRFSDSSGSLTPPPGHRPPHPAPPPPLLLPRSHSDPGITTSSATADFRDLYTKVLEEEAASVSSADTGLCSEACLFRLARCPSPKLLRARSAEKRRPVPTFQKVPLPSGPAPAHSLGDLKGSWPGRGLVTRFLQMSRKAPDPSGIGAHGHKQVPRSPWGRPGRESLHLRSCGDLSSGSSLRRLLSARRLERGTRPHSLSLNGGSRETGL; via the exons ATGATGCCCTCGCCTAGTGACTCCAGCCGCTCGCTGACCAGCCGGCCCAGCACCCGGGGCCTTACCCACCTTCGCCTCCACCGACCCTGGCTGCAGGCCCTGCTCacgctggggctggcccaggtgcTCCTGGGCATCCTGGTGGTCACCTTCAGCATGGTGGCCTCCTCCGTCACCACCACTGAGAGCATCAAGAGGTCCTGCCCGTCTTGGGCTGGATTCTCG atctccttcttctccttgctTTCGGTGCTTTGTGTCATGCTCAGCATGGCTGGCTCTGTTCTCTCCTGTAAGAATGCTCAGCTGGCCCGAGACTTCCGAGACTGCTCCATG GAAGGAAAGGTCTGTGTGTGCTGCCCCTCTGTTCCCCTACTCCGGCCCTGTCCAGAGTCAGGGCAGGAACTGAAAATTGCCCCTAACTCCACCTGTGATGAAGCCCGAGGGGCCCTCAAG aaCCTGCTCTTCAGTGTCTGTGGGCTCACCATTTGTGCTGCTATAATCTGTACCCTCTCAGCTATTGTCTGCTGCATCCAGATCTTCTCCCTGGACCTCGTTCACACG CAGCTGGCCCCTGAGCGCTCAGTGTCAGGCCCACTGGGGCCTCTGGGCTGTACATCAtcgcccccagcccctctcctacACACCATGCTGGACTTGGAGGAATTTGTACCGCCTGTGCCCCCGCCACCCTACTATCCCCCAGAGTACACCTGCAGCTCAGAAACAGACGCACAGAG CATCACCTACAATGGCTCCATGGACAGCCCGGTGCCTTTGTACCCTACTGATTGCCCCCCTTCTTATGAGGCCGTCATGGGGCTACGAGGAGACAGCCAG GCCACTCTGTTTGACCCTCAGCTTCATGACAGCTCCTGCATCTGTGAGCGGGTGGCCTCCATTGTAGACG TGTCCATGGACAGCGGGTCCCTGGTGCTGTCGGCCATCGGTGACCTCCCCGGGGGCTCGAGCCCGTCGGAGGACTCGTGCCTGCTGGAGCTGCAGGGCTCCGTGCGCTCCGTTGACTACGTGCTCTTCCGCTCTATTCAGCGCAGCCGCGCCGGCTACTGCCTCAGCCTGGACTGTGGCCTGCGGGGCCCCTTTGAGGACAGCCCCCTGCCACGGCGGCCCCCGCGGGCTGCCCGCTCCTATTCCTGCTCTGCCCCTGAGGCCCCACCCACACTGGGTACCCCCACAGCCGCCCGCAGCTGCCACCGGCTGGAGGGCTGGCCACCCTGGGTGGGACCCTGCTTCCCAGAGCTGAGGCGGCGGGTCCCCCGGGGAGGCAGCCAGCCAGCTGCGGCCCCTCCCACCCGAGCCGCCACTCGCCGCTTCAGCGATAGCTCAGGTTCCCTCACCCCACCACCGGGGCACCGGCCTCCTCATCCGGCTCCCCCGCCACCGCTGCTGCTGCCACGGTCCCACAGTGACCCAGGCATCACCACCTCCAGCGCCACCG CTGACTTCAGGGACCTTTATACCAAAGTGCTTGAGGAAGAAGCTGCTTCCGTTTCCTCTGCAGATACAG ggctctgctctgAAGCCTGCCTCTTTCGTCTAGCCCGCTGCCCTTCCCCCAAGTTGCTGCGTGCCCGCTCAGCCGAGAAACGGCGCCCTGTGCCCACCTTCCAGAAGGTccccctgccctctggccctgcaCCTGCCCACTCCCTGGGGGATCTGAAGGGCAGCTGGCCAGGCCGGGGCTTGGTCACGCGTTTCCTCCAGATGTCCAGGAAGGCCCCAGACCCCAGTGGGATTGGAGCCCATGGGCATAAACAG GTGCCCCGGAGCCCGTGGGGCCGACCAGGCCGAGAGAGCCTCCACCTTCGAAGCTGCGGCGATCTGAGCTCCGGCTCCTCCCTGCGGCGCCTCCTGTCTGCCCGACGGCTGGAGCGTGGTACCCGCCCCCACAGCCTCAGCCTCAATGGGGGCAGCCGGGAGACTGGGCTCTGA
- the ENTREP3 gene encoding protein ENTREP3 isoform X1 — MMPSPSDSSRSLTSRPSTRGLTHLRLHRPWLQALLTLGLAQVLLGILVVTFSMVASSVTTTESIKRSCPSWAGFSLAFSGVVGIVSWKRPFTLVISFFSLLSVLCVMLSMAGSVLSCKNAQLARDFRDCSMEGKVCVCCPSVPLLRPCPESGQELKIAPNSTCDEARGALKNLLFSVCGLTICAAIICTLSAIVCCIQIFSLDLVHTQLAPERSVSGPLGPLGCTSSPPAPLLHTMLDLEEFVPPVPPPPYYPPEYTCSSETDAQSITYNGSMDSPVPLYPTDCPPSYEAVMGLRGDSQATLFDPQLHDSSCICERVASIVDDKTGDRVAPERLGLRKEELPGPGQAGATQHPLPPTVSMDSGSLVLSAIGDLPGGSSPSEDSCLLELQGSVRSVDYVLFRSIQRSRAGYCLSLDCGLRGPFEDSPLPRRPPRAARSYSCSAPEAPPTLGTPTAARSCHRLEGWPPWVGPCFPELRRRVPRGGSQPAAAPPTRAATRRFSDSSGSLTPPPGHRPPHPAPPPPLLLPRSHSDPGITTSSATADFRDLYTKVLEEEAASVSSADTGLCSEACLFRLARCPSPKLLRARSAEKRRPVPTFQKVPLPSGPAPAHSLGDLKGSWPGRGLVTRFLQMSRKAPDPSGIGAHGHKQVPRSPWGRPGRESLHLRSCGDLSSGSSLRRLLSARRLERGTRPHSLSLNGGSRETGL, encoded by the exons ATGATGCCCTCGCCTAGTGACTCCAGCCGCTCGCTGACCAGCCGGCCCAGCACCCGGGGCCTTACCCACCTTCGCCTCCACCGACCCTGGCTGCAGGCCCTGCTCacgctggggctggcccaggtgcTCCTGGGCATCCTGGTGGTCACCTTCAGCATGGTGGCCTCCTCCGTCACCACCACTGAGAGCATCAAGAGGTCCTGCCCGTCTTGGGCTGGATTCTCG CTGGCGTTCTCCGGGGTGGTTGGCATTGTGTCCTGGAAGCGGCCATTCACTCTAGTG atctccttcttctccttgctTTCGGTGCTTTGTGTCATGCTCAGCATGGCTGGCTCTGTTCTCTCCTGTAAGAATGCTCAGCTGGCCCGAGACTTCCGAGACTGCTCCATG GAAGGAAAGGTCTGTGTGTGCTGCCCCTCTGTTCCCCTACTCCGGCCCTGTCCAGAGTCAGGGCAGGAACTGAAAATTGCCCCTAACTCCACCTGTGATGAAGCCCGAGGGGCCCTCAAG aaCCTGCTCTTCAGTGTCTGTGGGCTCACCATTTGTGCTGCTATAATCTGTACCCTCTCAGCTATTGTCTGCTGCATCCAGATCTTCTCCCTGGACCTCGTTCACACG CAGCTGGCCCCTGAGCGCTCAGTGTCAGGCCCACTGGGGCCTCTGGGCTGTACATCAtcgcccccagcccctctcctacACACCATGCTGGACTTGGAGGAATTTGTACCGCCTGTGCCCCCGCCACCCTACTATCCCCCAGAGTACACCTGCAGCTCAGAAACAGACGCACAGAG CATCACCTACAATGGCTCCATGGACAGCCCGGTGCCTTTGTACCCTACTGATTGCCCCCCTTCTTATGAGGCCGTCATGGGGCTACGAGGAGACAGCCAG GCCACTCTGTTTGACCCTCAGCTTCATGACAGCTCCTGCATCTGTGAGCGGGTGGCCTCCATTGTAGACG ATAAAACTGGAGACAGAGTGGCCCCTGAGCGGCTGGGCCTGAGAAAAGAGGAACTGCCTGGGCCTGGCCAGGCTGGTGCTACCCAGCACCCCCTGCCGCCCACAGTGTCCATGGACAGCGGGTCCCTGGTGCTGTCGGCCATCGGTGACCTCCCCGGGGGCTCGAGCCCGTCGGAGGACTCGTGCCTGCTGGAGCTGCAGGGCTCCGTGCGCTCCGTTGACTACGTGCTCTTCCGCTCTATTCAGCGCAGCCGCGCCGGCTACTGCCTCAGCCTGGACTGTGGCCTGCGGGGCCCCTTTGAGGACAGCCCCCTGCCACGGCGGCCCCCGCGGGCTGCCCGCTCCTATTCCTGCTCTGCCCCTGAGGCCCCACCCACACTGGGTACCCCCACAGCCGCCCGCAGCTGCCACCGGCTGGAGGGCTGGCCACCCTGGGTGGGACCCTGCTTCCCAGAGCTGAGGCGGCGGGTCCCCCGGGGAGGCAGCCAGCCAGCTGCGGCCCCTCCCACCCGAGCCGCCACTCGCCGCTTCAGCGATAGCTCAGGTTCCCTCACCCCACCACCGGGGCACCGGCCTCCTCATCCGGCTCCCCCGCCACCGCTGCTGCTGCCACGGTCCCACAGTGACCCAGGCATCACCACCTCCAGCGCCACCG CTGACTTCAGGGACCTTTATACCAAAGTGCTTGAGGAAGAAGCTGCTTCCGTTTCCTCTGCAGATACAG ggctctgctctgAAGCCTGCCTCTTTCGTCTAGCCCGCTGCCCTTCCCCCAAGTTGCTGCGTGCCCGCTCAGCCGAGAAACGGCGCCCTGTGCCCACCTTCCAGAAGGTccccctgccctctggccctgcaCCTGCCCACTCCCTGGGGGATCTGAAGGGCAGCTGGCCAGGCCGGGGCTTGGTCACGCGTTTCCTCCAGATGTCCAGGAAGGCCCCAGACCCCAGTGGGATTGGAGCCCATGGGCATAAACAG GTGCCCCGGAGCCCGTGGGGCCGACCAGGCCGAGAGAGCCTCCACCTTCGAAGCTGCGGCGATCTGAGCTCCGGCTCCTCCCTGCGGCGCCTCCTGTCTGCCCGACGGCTGGAGCGTGGTACCCGCCCCCACAGCCTCAGCCTCAATGGGGGCAGCCGGGAGACTGGGCTCTGA
- the ENTREP3 gene encoding protein ENTREP3 isoform X5, which produces MMPSPSDSSRSLTSRPSTRGLTHLRLHRPWLQALLTLGLAQVLLGILVVTFSMVASSVTTTESIKRSCPSWAGFSISFFSLLSVLCVMLSMAGSVLSCKNAQLARDFRDCSMEGKVCVCCPSVPLLRPCPESGQELKIAPNSTCDEARGALKNLLFSVCGLTICAAIICTLSAIVCCIQIFSLDLVHTLAPERSVSGPLGPLGCTSSPPAPLLHTMLDLEEFVPPVPPPPYYPPEYTCSSETDAQSITYNGSMDSPVPLYPTDCPPSYEAVMGLRGDSQATLFDPQLHDSSCICERVASIVDDKTGDRVAPERLGLRKEELPGPGQAGATQHPLPPTVSMDSGSLVLSAIGDLPGGSSPSEDSCLLELQGSVRSVDYVLFRSIQRSRAGYCLSLDCGLRGPFEDSPLPRRPPRAARSYSCSAPEAPPTLGTPTAARSCHRLEGWPPWVGPCFPELRRRVPRGGSQPAAAPPTRAATRRFSDSSGSLTPPPGHRPPHPAPPPPLLLPRSHSDPGITTSSATADFRDLYTKVLEEEAASVSSADTGLCSEACLFRLARCPSPKLLRARSAEKRRPVPTFQKVPLPSGPAPAHSLGDLKGSWPGRGLVTRFLQMSRKAPDPSGIGAHGHKQVPRSPWGRPGRESLHLRSCGDLSSGSSLRRLLSARRLERGTRPHSLSLNGGSRETGL; this is translated from the exons ATGATGCCCTCGCCTAGTGACTCCAGCCGCTCGCTGACCAGCCGGCCCAGCACCCGGGGCCTTACCCACCTTCGCCTCCACCGACCCTGGCTGCAGGCCCTGCTCacgctggggctggcccaggtgcTCCTGGGCATCCTGGTGGTCACCTTCAGCATGGTGGCCTCCTCCGTCACCACCACTGAGAGCATCAAGAGGTCCTGCCCGTCTTGGGCTGGATTCTCG atctccttcttctccttgctTTCGGTGCTTTGTGTCATGCTCAGCATGGCTGGCTCTGTTCTCTCCTGTAAGAATGCTCAGCTGGCCCGAGACTTCCGAGACTGCTCCATG GAAGGAAAGGTCTGTGTGTGCTGCCCCTCTGTTCCCCTACTCCGGCCCTGTCCAGAGTCAGGGCAGGAACTGAAAATTGCCCCTAACTCCACCTGTGATGAAGCCCGAGGGGCCCTCAAG aaCCTGCTCTTCAGTGTCTGTGGGCTCACCATTTGTGCTGCTATAATCTGTACCCTCTCAGCTATTGTCTGCTGCATCCAGATCTTCTCCCTGGACCTCGTTCACACG CTGGCCCCTGAGCGCTCAGTGTCAGGCCCACTGGGGCCTCTGGGCTGTACATCAtcgcccccagcccctctcctacACACCATGCTGGACTTGGAGGAATTTGTACCGCCTGTGCCCCCGCCACCCTACTATCCCCCAGAGTACACCTGCAGCTCAGAAACAGACGCACAGAG CATCACCTACAATGGCTCCATGGACAGCCCGGTGCCTTTGTACCCTACTGATTGCCCCCCTTCTTATGAGGCCGTCATGGGGCTACGAGGAGACAGCCAG GCCACTCTGTTTGACCCTCAGCTTCATGACAGCTCCTGCATCTGTGAGCGGGTGGCCTCCATTGTAGACG ATAAAACTGGAGACAGAGTGGCCCCTGAGCGGCTGGGCCTGAGAAAAGAGGAACTGCCTGGGCCTGGCCAGGCTGGTGCTACCCAGCACCCCCTGCCGCCCACAGTGTCCATGGACAGCGGGTCCCTGGTGCTGTCGGCCATCGGTGACCTCCCCGGGGGCTCGAGCCCGTCGGAGGACTCGTGCCTGCTGGAGCTGCAGGGCTCCGTGCGCTCCGTTGACTACGTGCTCTTCCGCTCTATTCAGCGCAGCCGCGCCGGCTACTGCCTCAGCCTGGACTGTGGCCTGCGGGGCCCCTTTGAGGACAGCCCCCTGCCACGGCGGCCCCCGCGGGCTGCCCGCTCCTATTCCTGCTCTGCCCCTGAGGCCCCACCCACACTGGGTACCCCCACAGCCGCCCGCAGCTGCCACCGGCTGGAGGGCTGGCCACCCTGGGTGGGACCCTGCTTCCCAGAGCTGAGGCGGCGGGTCCCCCGGGGAGGCAGCCAGCCAGCTGCGGCCCCTCCCACCCGAGCCGCCACTCGCCGCTTCAGCGATAGCTCAGGTTCCCTCACCCCACCACCGGGGCACCGGCCTCCTCATCCGGCTCCCCCGCCACCGCTGCTGCTGCCACGGTCCCACAGTGACCCAGGCATCACCACCTCCAGCGCCACCG CTGACTTCAGGGACCTTTATACCAAAGTGCTTGAGGAAGAAGCTGCTTCCGTTTCCTCTGCAGATACAG ggctctgctctgAAGCCTGCCTCTTTCGTCTAGCCCGCTGCCCTTCCCCCAAGTTGCTGCGTGCCCGCTCAGCCGAGAAACGGCGCCCTGTGCCCACCTTCCAGAAGGTccccctgccctctggccctgcaCCTGCCCACTCCCTGGGGGATCTGAAGGGCAGCTGGCCAGGCCGGGGCTTGGTCACGCGTTTCCTCCAGATGTCCAGGAAGGCCCCAGACCCCAGTGGGATTGGAGCCCATGGGCATAAACAG GTGCCCCGGAGCCCGTGGGGCCGACCAGGCCGAGAGAGCCTCCACCTTCGAAGCTGCGGCGATCTGAGCTCCGGCTCCTCCCTGCGGCGCCTCCTGTCTGCCCGACGGCTGGAGCGTGGTACCCGCCCCCACAGCCTCAGCCTCAATGGGGGCAGCCGGGAGACTGGGCTCTGA